The Pseudomonas cavernicola DNA segment GCGTTGATTCATCCCTTGGGCGATAGCGAATCATAGCTACCTCAAGACATCTGCCGATTTTGCCTAAGCGGTAAAATGGAACGGCTGCAATTGGCCGAACTCGGCCAGTTTTAGGATGTCGTAATTGACTCAAATGGATACATTTTTCTCCATCTTGGAGACTCGCCACGAACCGTCTTCCTGCTGCTCGAAATTCAGTTCCTCTCCGATGCTCCAGCCTGACTCTGCCATGAATTCATCTGGAAGAATGAGCATCAAGTCACCGCTGCCATCGCCAGCATCCTGACAAGTAACCAACCATGAGCGTGATTCCACGATGATCTTCCTCAGCAAAATACCTTTTCATCCAGGCGGATAA contains these protein-coding regions:
- a CDS encoding AbrB/MazE/SpoVT family DNA-binding domain-containing protein, producing MESRSWLVTCQDAGDGSGDLMLILPDEFMAESGWSIGEELNFEQQEDGSWRVSKMEKNVSI